In Pseudomonas sp. Leaf58, one DNA window encodes the following:
- the lpxD gene encoding UDP-3-O-(3-hydroxymyristoyl)glucosamine N-acyltransferase produces the protein MTDTMTLGQLAEALGATLKGPEALQITGLATLQEAGPGQLSFLANPQYRKYLDNSQAAAVLLKAADAEGFAGNALIVADPYLAYARISHLFDPKPKAVAGIHPSAVVAEDAQVDASASIGPFAVIESGARIAANVSVGAHCVVGARCVIGEGGWLAPRVTLYHDVTIGKRVVIQSGAVIGGEGFGFANEKGVWRKIAQIGGVTIGDDVEIGVNTAVDRGALSDTRIADGVKLDNQIQIAHNVQIGEHTAMAACVGISGSTRIGKHCTIAGGVGMVGHIDVCDNVFVSGMTMVTRSITEPGAYSSGTAMQPLAEWRKSAARIRHLDDMAKRLQQLEKRVDTVTSGSLPTSEG, from the coding sequence ATGACCGATACCATGACGCTTGGCCAGCTGGCCGAGGCCCTCGGGGCGACCCTCAAGGGCCCCGAGGCGCTGCAGATTACCGGGCTGGCCACCTTGCAGGAGGCCGGGCCTGGTCAATTGAGCTTCCTCGCCAACCCGCAGTACCGCAAGTACCTGGATAACAGCCAGGCGGCTGCGGTGCTGCTGAAGGCAGCGGACGCCGAAGGCTTTGCCGGCAATGCACTGATCGTTGCGGATCCGTACCTGGCTTACGCGCGCATTTCCCACCTGTTCGACCCCAAACCCAAGGCTGTGGCGGGTATTCATCCCAGCGCCGTGGTGGCTGAGGACGCACAGGTGGATGCCAGTGCCAGCATCGGGCCGTTCGCGGTCATCGAAAGCGGTGCACGCATTGCGGCCAACGTCAGTGTAGGTGCGCACTGCGTTGTTGGTGCCCGTTGCGTGATCGGTGAGGGCGGTTGGCTGGCCCCGCGGGTCACCCTGTACCATGACGTGACCATCGGCAAGCGCGTGGTCATTCAGTCGGGTGCGGTGATCGGTGGCGAAGGCTTTGGCTTTGCCAACGAGAAGGGCGTGTGGCGCAAGATCGCCCAGATCGGTGGCGTGACCATTGGCGATGACGTGGAAATCGGTGTCAACACGGCGGTTGACCGTGGCGCGCTGTCGGACACGCGGATTGCTGACGGGGTCAAGCTCGACAACCAGATCCAAATCGCCCATAACGTGCAGATCGGTGAGCACACGGCCATGGCTGCCTGCGTCGGTATTTCCGGCAGCACGCGCATTGGCAAGCACTGTACCATCGCCGGCGGGGTCGGCATGGTGGGTCATATCGATGTCTGTGATAACGTTTTCGTGTCCGGGATGACCATGGTGACCCGTTCGATCACCGAGCCGGGTGCCTATTCTTCCGGCACTGCCATGCAGCCACTGGCTGAATGGCGCAAGAGCGCCGCGCGTATCCGCCACCTGGACGACATGGCCAAGCGCCTCCAGCAGCTGGAAAAACGCGTCGATACCGTGACCTCAGGTAGCCTGCCGACATCAGAAGGCTGA
- the bamA gene encoding outer membrane protein assembly factor BamA, translating into MKRLLLTAVLSALMIAEVHAESFTISDIRVNGLQRVSAGSVFGALPLNVGDQADDRRLVDSTRSLFKTGFFQDIQLSRDGNVLIINVVERPSVSSIEIEGNKAISTEDLMKGLKQSGLAEGEIFQRATLEGVRNELQRQYVAQGRYSAEVDAEVVPQPRNRVALKIKINEGTVAAIQHINVVGNNVFDDETLSQLFELKTTNWLSFFKNDDKYAREKLSGDLERLRSYYLDRGYINMDIASTQVSITPDKKHVYITVNINEGEKYTVRDVKLSGDLKVPEDQVKSLLLVQPGQVFSRKVMTTTSELITRRLGNEGYTFANVNGVPQPNDTDHTVDIMFVVDPGKRAYVNRINYRGNTKTEDEVLRREMRQMEGGWASTYLIDQSKTRLERLGFFKEVNVETPPVPGTDDQVDVNYSVEEQASGSITASVGFAQSAGLILGGSISQTNFLGTGNKVSIGLTRSEYQTRYNFGFVDPYFTADGVSLGYNAFYRSTDYDDLDVDVASYAVDSYGAGVSLGYPISETSRLTYGLSVQQDKIKTGKYTVDEIFDFLEEEGDSFLNYKASIGWSESTLNKGVLATRGHSQSLTLESTIPGSDLSFFKLDYRGQLFKPITNEYTLRLHTELGYGDGYGSTSGLPFYENYFAGGFNSVRGFKDSSLGPRSTPSRGEGNPGGKPGTIADPDQDPLPFGGNVLVQGGVELLFPLPFVKDQRSLRTSVFWDVGNVFDTNCGSKPDCEKVGFSGMASSVGLGVTWITALGPLSFSLAMPVKKPDDADTQVFQFSLGQTF; encoded by the coding sequence ATGAAACGTCTGCTGCTAACTGCGGTCCTCTCCGCACTGATGATCGCTGAAGTTCACGCCGAGTCCTTCACCATCTCCGATATCCGCGTCAACGGCCTGCAGCGGGTTTCCGCTGGCAGTGTCTTCGGTGCCTTGCCGCTGAACGTCGGCGACCAGGCCGATGACCGCCGCCTGGTGGATTCGACCCGTTCCCTGTTCAAGACCGGCTTCTTCCAGGACATCCAGTTGAGCCGCGATGGCAATGTCCTGATCATCAACGTGGTCGAGCGCCCGTCGGTATCGAGCATCGAGATTGAAGGCAACAAGGCGATCAGCACCGAAGACCTGATGAAGGGCCTGAAGCAATCGGGCTTGGCCGAAGGTGAGATCTTCCAGCGTGCCACCCTCGAAGGCGTGCGTAACGAACTGCAGCGCCAGTACGTGGCCCAGGGCCGCTACTCGGCCGAGGTCGACGCCGAGGTGGTGCCACAGCCGCGTAACCGCGTGGCGTTGAAGATCAAGATCAACGAAGGCACCGTTGCTGCCATCCAGCACATCAACGTCGTGGGCAACAACGTCTTCGACGACGAGACCCTGTCGCAGCTGTTCGAGCTGAAAACCACCAACTGGCTGTCGTTCTTCAAGAACGACGACAAGTATGCCCGCGAAAAGCTCTCCGGTGACCTGGAGCGCCTGCGTTCCTACTACCTGGACCGCGGCTACATCAACATGGACATCGCCTCCACCCAGGTGTCCATCACGCCAGACAAGAAGCACGTTTACATCACCGTCAACATCAACGAAGGCGAGAAGTACACCGTTCGCGACGTGAAGCTGTCCGGTGACCTGAAAGTGCCGGAAGACCAGGTCAAGTCGCTGCTGCTGGTGCAGCCGGGCCAGGTGTTCTCGCGCAAGGTGATGACTACCACCTCCGAGTTGATCACCCGCCGCTTGGGTAACGAAGGCTATACCTTCGCCAACGTCAACGGCGTCCCGCAGCCGAACGATACTGACCATACGGTCGATATCATGTTCGTGGTCGACCCAGGCAAGCGTGCCTACGTCAACCGCATCAACTACCGCGGCAACACCAAGACCGAAGACGAAGTGCTGCGTCGCGAGATGCGCCAGATGGAAGGCGGCTGGGCCTCGACCTACCTGATCGACCAGTCCAAGACCCGCCTCGAGCGCCTGGGCTTCTTCAAGGAAGTCAACGTCGAGACCCCGCCGGTGCCCGGCACCGACGACCAGGTCGATGTCAACTACAGCGTCGAAGAGCAGGCCTCCGGCTCGATCACCGCCAGCGTCGGTTTCGCCCAGAGTGCCGGCCTGATCCTCGGTGGCTCGATCAGCCAGACCAACTTCCTGGGTACCGGTAACAAGGTGTCCATCGGCCTGACCCGTTCGGAATACCAGACCCGCTACAACTTCGGCTTCGTTGACCCCTACTTCACCGCCGATGGCGTGAGCCTGGGCTACAACGCCTTCTACCGCAGCACCGATTACGACGACCTCGACGTCGACGTGGCCAGCTATGCCGTAGACAGCTACGGTGCGGGCGTCAGCTTGGGCTACCCGATCAGCGAAACCTCGCGCTTGACCTACGGCCTGAGCGTGCAGCAGGACAAGATCAAGACCGGCAAGTACACCGTTGACGAAATTTTCGACTTCCTCGAAGAGGAAGGCGACAGCTTCTTGAACTACAAGGCCTCGATCGGCTGGTCCGAGTCGACCCTGAACAAAGGCGTGCTGGCGACCCGTGGTCACTCGCAAAGCCTGACCCTGGAATCCACCATTCCGGGCAGCGACCTGTCGTTCTTCAAGCTCGACTACCGTGGCCAGCTGTTCAAGCCGATTACCAACGAGTACACCCTGCGCCTGCACACCGAGCTGGGCTATGGTGATGGTTACGGCAGCACCTCTGGCCTGCCGTTCTACGAGAACTACTTTGCCGGTGGCTTCAACTCCGTCCGTGGTTTCAAGGACAGCAGCCTGGGCCCACGCAGTACCCCAAGCCGCGGTGAAGGTAACCCAGGCGGCAAGCCTGGCACCATCGCCGACCCGGACCAGGATCCGTTGCCGTTCGGTGGTAACGTGCTGGTGCAAGGTGGCGTCGAGTTGCTGTTCCCGCTGCCGTTCGTCAAGGATCAGCGCTCGCTGCGCACCTCCGTGTTCTGGGACGTGGGTAACGTGTTCGACACCAACTGTGGTAGCAAGCCTGATTGCGAGAAGGTCGGCTTCTCGGGCATGGCCAGTTCGGTCGGCCTGGGCGTGACCTGGATCACCGCGCTGGGCCCACTGAGCTTCAGCCTGGCCATGCCGGTGAAGAAACCGGACGATGCCGATACCCAGGTGTTCCAATTCTCTCTGGGCCAGACCTTCTAA
- the fabZ gene encoding 3-hydroxyacyl-ACP dehydratase FabZ — protein sequence MMDINEIREYLPHRYPFLLVDRVTDLDYEAQSIRAYKNVSINEPFFNGHFPAHPIMPGVLIIEAMAQAAGILGFKMLDAKPADGTLYYFVGSDKLRFRQPVLPGDQLVLEAKFLSRKSMIWKFECRALVDGKPVCSAQITCAERSL from the coding sequence ATGATGGACATCAACGAGATTCGCGAATACCTGCCTCACCGTTACCCGTTCCTGCTGGTGGACCGCGTGACGGATCTGGACTACGAGGCCCAGAGCATTCGTGCCTACAAGAATGTCAGCATCAACGAGCCGTTCTTCAATGGCCATTTCCCGGCGCACCCGATCATGCCGGGTGTCTTGATTATCGAAGCCATGGCCCAGGCGGCCGGCATTCTCGGTTTCAAGATGCTCGATGCCAAGCCGGCTGATGGCACTCTGTACTACTTTGTCGGTTCCGACAAACTGCGTTTCCGCCAGCCGGTACTGCCGGGTGACCAGCTGGTGCTGGAAGCCAAGTTCCTCAGCCGCAAGAGCATGATCTGGAAGTTCGAATGCCGTGCGCTGGTCGACGGCAAGCCGGTATGCTCGGCACAGATCACTTGCGCGGAACGCTCCCTATGA
- a CDS encoding OmpH family outer membrane protein translates to MRKLAQLAVVAAALVATPAFAEMKVAVLNYQMALLESDAAKKYAVDAEKKFGPQLTKLKSLESSAKGIQDRLIKGGDKMQQQERERLELEFKQKARDFQFQSKELNEAKAVADRDMLKQLKPKLDGAVEEVIKKGGYDLVLERGAVIDVKPQYDITRQVIERMNQAR, encoded by the coding sequence GTGCGTAAATTGGCTCAATTGGCCGTAGTGGCCGCGGCGCTGGTCGCCACCCCGGCTTTCGCCGAAATGAAGGTTGCCGTCCTGAACTATCAGATGGCCCTGCTTGAATCGGATGCCGCCAAGAAATACGCGGTAGATGCCGAGAAGAAGTTCGGCCCGCAACTGACCAAGCTGAAGAGCCTGGAAAGCAGCGCCAAGGGTATCCAGGACCGCCTGATCAAGGGCGGTGACAAAATGCAGCAGCAGGAGCGTGAGCGCCTGGAGCTCGAGTTCAAGCAAAAGGCCCGTGACTTCCAGTTCCAGTCCAAGGAGCTGAACGAAGCCAAGGCCGTTGCTGACCGCGACATGCTCAAGCAACTGAAGCCGAAGCTGGATGGCGCTGTTGAGGAAGTGATCAAGAAGGGCGGTTACGACCTGGTTCTCGAGCGTGGCGCGGTCATCGATGTCAAACCTCAGTACGACATCACCCGCCAAGTCATCGAGCGTATGAACCAAGCCCGTTGA